From Cellulomonas oligotrophica, a single genomic window includes:
- a CDS encoding DUF2891 family protein, with protein MSAPNVSAATCAEIVRANLTTRWPYHLVHLADGPDDVRAPAELYPAFHTSFDWHSCVHMHWLGVEVLASGHRDDALRHLLDRTLTPDAIAGEVAYLRAHPAFERPYGWAWAARLAATCRTAADAGDPDAARWADATAPLAATVLDLAVPWVTRAGMPVRHGTHASTAFGLALLVTAAEDLGADAHAAALRTQARRLFVDDTAWATRWETSGHDFLSPGLCEADLMARTLPADELPAWFDAFLPDPLALTTPASVVDPTDGHAVHLDGLNLSRAGALHRLARALDRPALAEAADALLAYGLPALDRPDFVATHWLASFAWDAQTSR; from the coding sequence GTGAGTGCACCGAACGTCAGCGCCGCGACCTGCGCGGAGATCGTCCGCGCCAACCTCACGACCCGCTGGCCGTACCACCTGGTGCACCTCGCGGACGGGCCCGACGACGTGCGCGCACCCGCGGAGCTCTACCCCGCCTTCCACACCTCCTTCGACTGGCACTCGTGCGTGCACATGCACTGGCTCGGCGTCGAGGTGCTCGCCTCGGGGCACCGGGACGACGCCCTGCGCCACCTGCTCGACCGGACCCTCACCCCCGACGCGATCGCCGGCGAGGTGGCGTACCTGCGCGCGCACCCCGCGTTCGAGCGGCCCTACGGCTGGGCCTGGGCGGCCCGGCTCGCCGCCACCTGCCGCACCGCCGCCGACGCGGGCGACCCCGACGCCGCCCGCTGGGCCGACGCCACCGCCCCGCTGGCCGCGACCGTGCTCGACCTCGCCGTCCCGTGGGTCACCCGGGCCGGGATGCCCGTGCGGCACGGCACGCACGCGTCCACGGCGTTCGGGCTCGCCCTGCTCGTCACCGCCGCCGAGGACCTCGGCGCCGACGCGCACGCGGCCGCGCTGCGCACCCAGGCCCGGCGCCTCTTCGTCGACGACACCGCCTGGGCGACCCGGTGGGAGACCAGCGGCCACGACTTCCTCTCCCCCGGGCTGTGCGAGGCCGACCTCATGGCCCGCACGCTGCCCGCCGACGAGCTGCCCGCCTGGTTCGACGCCTTCCTGCCCGACCCGCTCGCCCTCACCACGCCCGCGAGCGTCGTCGACCCCACCGACGGGCACGCCGTGCACCTCGACGGGCTCAACCTCTCCCGCGCCGGCGCGCTGCACCGGCTCGCCCGCGCCCTGGACCGCCCGGCGCTCGCCGAGGCCGCCGACGCGCTCCTCGCGTACGGCCTGCCCGCCCTCGACCGGCCCGACTTCGTAGCCACGCACTGGCTCGCGTCGTTCGCCTGGGACGCCCAGACCAGCCGCTGA
- a CDS encoding ArsR/SmtB family transcription factor, with product MVVDQVRSSDDVDRLFHALADATRRDIVRRVLQQEASVSSLARHYAMSFAAVQKHVAVLERAHLVVKQRRGREQVVHGDVDALRTATRLLSELEELWRGRVDRMEAVLADLDDPHRPTGGAA from the coding sequence ATGGTTGTAGATCAGGTCCGGAGCAGTGACGACGTCGACCGGCTCTTCCACGCGCTCGCCGACGCCACGCGCCGCGACATCGTGCGGCGCGTGCTCCAGCAGGAGGCGTCCGTCTCGTCCCTGGCACGGCACTACGCCATGAGCTTCGCGGCGGTCCAGAAGCACGTGGCCGTCCTGGAGCGGGCGCACCTCGTCGTCAAGCAGCGGCGGGGGCGCGAGCAGGTCGTCCACGGGGACGTCGACGCCCTGCGCACCGCGACCCGGCTGCTGTCCGAGCTCGAGGAGCTCTGGCGGGGCCGCGTCGACCGCATGGAGGCCGTCCTGGCCGATCTCGACGACCCGCACCGACCCACCGGAGGAGCAGCATGA
- a CDS encoding SRPBCC family protein, with protein MSVVSTTPDPQALTLTLVADLAAPPVRAWALWADARRLERWWGPPTWPATFDSHDLRAGGTAKYHMTGPEGEVARGHWRFVAVDEPRAIEIDDAFAGDDGEPDPTMPVTRMVVALEAGGSGTTMTITSRFASAEQMEQVVAMGMAEGMAEAVGQIDALLAAA; from the coding sequence ATGAGCGTCGTCAGCACCACCCCCGACCCGCAGGCCCTGACCCTGACCCTCGTCGCCGACCTGGCCGCACCGCCCGTCCGGGCGTGGGCGCTGTGGGCCGACGCCCGCCGCCTCGAGCGGTGGTGGGGCCCGCCGACGTGGCCCGCCACCTTCGACTCCCACGACCTGCGCGCGGGCGGGACGGCGAAGTACCACATGACCGGCCCGGAGGGGGAGGTCGCGCGCGGCCACTGGCGCTTCGTGGCCGTCGACGAGCCCCGGGCGATCGAGATCGACGACGCCTTCGCCGGCGACGACGGCGAGCCCGACCCGACGATGCCCGTCACCCGCATGGTCGTGGCCCTCGAGGCCGGCGGCTCGGGCACGACCATGACGATCACGTCGCGCTTCGCCAGCGCGGAGCAGATGGAGCAGGTCGTCGCCATGGGCATGGCCGAGGGGATGGCCGAGGCGGTCGGCCAGATCGACGCGCTGCTCGCCGCCGCCTGA